CCCGTAGACCTGGCCCTGGAGGCGCAGGTTCTCGCGCCCGGTGGCCTCCGGGTCGACGGTGGAGCGCTGCTGCACCGTCCCGATCGCGTGCCGCACCTGGTGGGCCTGCGACACGACGTCATAGCCCGCCACGGATGCGCCGCCGGAGTCGGCCCGCGAAAGCGTGGTGAGGATCTTCACGGCGGTGGACTTGCCGGCGCCGTTCGGGCCGAGCAGGCCGAACACGGTGCCCTCGGCCACGTGGAAGCTGAGCTTGTCGAGCGCCTTCACGCCGCCGGGATATGTCTTCACGAGGTCGCGAGCCTCGATCGCGTGAGCCATGGCAGCGGAAGATAGTGCGCTACCCGGCACCCGCCGCGGCGGCCGGCGGCGGGTTGAGTTGCGGCTGAAGCTGATCGAGCCGGACGTCCTCGCCCGCGCCGCAGATCGCGCCGCCCGGGCAGCGCTCGGCCCGCAGCGGCTCCTCCTTGCGGCGTTCGAGGCCCACGAGCGAGACCACGCCGCCGAGGATTGCCAGTACGCCCGCGATTCCGATGCCGAGGTGGAACGCCTTCACCGCGGCGTCCTCGAGCGCGGCGTGCATGCGCGCCCGGTCCGCGGGCGCCGCGGCGCTCGCGTTCGTGACGAGCGTGCGCTTCTTCATCAGCGCCACGGCCTGCCGTGTCTGCGGATGGAGGTTGCCCGGGAGACGAGCGTCGAGCGTGCTCGCGAACTGAGCAGCGCATACCGCGCCCACAACGGCCACGGCGAGCAGTCCGGCCACGCGCGCCACCGCGTTGTTCACTCCGGAGGCGATGCCGGAGTGGTGGGGAGGAGCGCCCGCGAGCACCGTCGCCGTGAGCGGCGCCACCGTCGCGGCCAGGCCGAACCCGAAGACGATCACGCCCGGCAGCACGTCGCGGACGTAGTCCCCGCTTGCGTCGATCCGGATCATGAGCAGGAGCCCGGCGCCGGCCACCACCGGCCCGAATCCCATGAAGGGCCGCGGGCCGATGCGGTCCGCGAGCGCTCCGAAGCGACGCGACAGGAAGAAGGTGATCACGGTGAGCGGCAGGAGCGAGAGCCCGGCCTCGAGCGCGCTGTAGCCGGCCGCCTCCTGGAGGAACAGCGCGAGCAGGAAGGTGGCGGCGCTCAGCCCCGCGTAGAGGGCGAGCGTGGTGACGTTGCCCACCGCGAAGTTGCGCCTGCGAAAGAGCGCGAGCGGGAGCATCGGGTCGCGCGTGTGGGCTTCCCACCACACGAAGAGCGCAAGGAGCGCGAGACCTGCCACCAGCGGGACGAACACGATCGGGGACGACCAGCCGTGGCTCGGCTGCTCGATCAGCGCGAACACCGGCCCGGCGAGCCCGAGCGCGGCGAGCAGCGCGCCCACGCCGTCCACGCGTACGCCCTTCATCCGCTCGCCGGCGGGCGCATAGCGCAAGAGCCACAGCGTGACGAGGACGGGGATGACGTTGATCGCGAACACCCAGCGCCACGACGCCACCCCGATCAGGATGCCGCCGCCGAGCGGCCCGATCACGGTGGCGATGGCGGTCCACGCCGTCCACGAACCGATGGCCGCTCCGCGCTCGTCCTCCTCGAAGGTGTCCATGATCAGCGCGAGCGTGTTGGGCACGAGCATCGCGCCGGCCACGCCCTGAAGCGCCCGCGCGAACACCAGGAAGCCGGCGGTCGGCGCCACCGCGCACAGCAGCGAGCACGCACCGAACGCGCCCACTCCGAGCGCGAACACGCGGCGGCGGCCGAAGAGGTCGCCGAACGAGCCGCCCACGAGGATTAGCGCCGACAGCGGGAGCAGGTACCCGGCAACCACCCACTGCTGCGCGGCGAGCCCGGCGTTCAGCCCGGACCGGATCGCCGGTAGCGCGACGTTCACGACGGTGCCGTCGAGGAAGACCGTGCCGGACCCGACGATGCAGGCCACGAGCGTGAGGCGCTTACTGGGGGCTGGGCCGGAGCGAAGGACCCCGGCGACGGAGGCCATGGGTCAAGCTTGACAGGCGGTAGCTACGAGCTTGGAGCGGCGCGCTAGCTGCCGCCGTCCGTCTTCGCCCAGTCCTCGCGCGGGTTGCGAATGGGCGTTACGGTGCGCTCGATCTGGTCGCGCAGGTGCTCGAAGCGGGGCGGCAGGACGAGCTTCTCGCCGAGATGCTCGGGATCCTCGTCCGTGGCGAAGCCCGGGCCGAGTGTGGCGATCTCGAACAGCACGCCGCTCGGCTCGCGGAAGTACACGGAAAGGAACCAGAAGCGGTCGATGATCGGCGTGGGGTGCGCTTCACTTTCGGCCACCCGCTGCTGCCACGCCTCGTGCTCGTCCATCTCGTCCGCCCATGCCACGTGATGCACGGTTCCGGCGCCCTGCAGGCCGCGCTCGGTGGAGTGGTCGTATACGTAGAAGGAGCCGCGCCTGTTGCCGCGGATCTCCCAGCTCGCATCCCCGGTGGGGGAGAAGCCCAAGGTCTCCTCGAGCAGCTTGCGGCTGCGCTCCGGGTCGGCGCTGTAGGCGCGCACGCCGTCGAAGCCCTGGATCGCCATCTCAGCCGGGATCTCCGGGTGCTCCGCAATCAACGGCTCGTCGCTCGTGTCCACCACGCGCAGCTCGAGGCCTAGCCCCTCTGGATCCTCGAACACGAGGGAGTCGCCGGACAGGCTCGCGTCCACGCCGTTCGAGGTGAGCCGCTCCTCCCAGAACGTGAGCGCCTCGTTCGAGCCCACGCGAAACACCACGCGGTGCACCATGCCCGCGCCGGCGCGACCGCGCGGAGCGCCGGGATATTCGAAGAAGGTGATGTCGGAGCCGGGCGAGCCCTTCTCGTCGGCGTAGAACAGGTGGTAGACGGTGGGGTCGTCCTGGTTCACCGTCTTCTTCACCATGCGCAGCCCCAGCACGCGCGCGTAGAAGTCGACGTTGCCTGGCGCGTCTCCGGTGATCGCGGTGACGTGGTGGATGCCTTCGAGCTTCATCGATGTGCTCCCTGTGTCGTTGACGCCGCGCTGTGACGGACGATAGCGCCGCCGGTCAGTCGCGCAGGATCGCCGCGAGCACGCCCGCCACCAACACGCTGGCCAGCGCGATCGCGCCCGCTCCCAGGGCGAAGACGGTGTGGAGGCGCACGAAGTCGAACGCGCGCACGGGCTCGACGGCCGCGACGGCGATGGCGACGATGACGAGTAGTGCGATGAGCGAGCCGATGGCCGCGCGCGGCTGGACGTGTGCGAGCAGCCTGCCGGCCGCCCGCCTGCCGCTGCGCGCGGGCCAGCGGGCATCGGCGAAGCGCAAGGCGGCCACCGCGAGCGCCGTCCACGCGCCGGCCACGAGGTAGCCGCCGAGCACGTCGCTCGGGTAGTGCCAGCCGAGCGCGAGGAACGAGTAGGACACCGCGATGGCGAACACCGCGCCCAACGCGGCCGCGTACGGCCGGACGCGCGGCGATGCGACCAGGATCGCGCACAGGGCGAGCGCCATCGAGGCGGTGGCGTGGCCACTCGGGAACGAGGCGTCCGGCACCTGGCGCAGCCCGAGCACCGCGTCGTAGCGCGGCGCGGCGAGCAGCGGCTTGAGCACGTAGTCGGTGGTGACCGCCGCGCCGAGCAGGATCACCGCCACCGCAACTGCCGCGCGCACGCGCCCGCGCGCGAGCGCGAGGCCGATGAGCACGATGCCGATCAGGCCGTACGGCGCCGGGTCGGCCACGTGGGCGACGTCGGTGATCAGCCGGTAGATCGACTGACGGTCGAGCGACATGAAGTCGTGCAGCGTGACCGCGTCGGCGTGATGCAACGCGTGCACGTTGAACGCGAGCACGCGCGCAAGCGCGACGCCGGCCGCGGCGATCAGAGCTCCGATCAGCGGTGTGCGCACCGAGCGTGGCATCACTCCAAGGTAGCCGGATATCCGCTCAGGGCCTGGCGGTTAACCCCACCGGCAGAAACAAGCTGGCCCCATGGGATCGAAAGGCATGGCGGGCGAACCTTTCTGCACCCAATCGATTCGCTCCCCAGCACCCCCAGGAGATCCCATGAACAACTCGGTACTCGCAACGGCCCAGATCCCCACCGACGTCGCGTCGCTGCGCTCCAGCATCGCCGGCGACGTGTACGTGCCCGGCGACGTGGGTTACGACGAGGCGCGCCGCGCGTGGAACCTCGCGGTGGATCAGCGGCCGTCCGTGATCGTCATGCCCGAATCCGCCGTTGATGTGGTGAAGGCCGTGCGCTTCGCCCGCGCCGAGGGCCTCCGCGTGGCCCCGCAGGGCACCGGTCACGGCTCCACCGCCGTGGAGAGCCTCGAGGGCGCGATGCTCCTCAAGACCAGCCGGATGCGCCGCGTGGAGATCTATCCGGCGAGCCGCACCGCTCGCGCCGAGGCCGGCGCCGAGTGGCAGGACGTGACAGTGCCGGCTGCGGAGCACGGCCTCGCCGCGCTCGCGGGCTCGGCGGCCGACGTCGGCGTTGTGGGCTACACCCTCGGCGGCGGCATGGGTTGGCTCGCGCGCCGCTACGGCCTCGCCTCAAACAGCGTGACCGCCGTGGAGATCGTCACGCCGGACGGCCGGCTGGTCCGCGCCGACGCCTACAACGAACCGGACCTCCTGTGGGCGGTCCGCGGCGGCGGCGGGCAGGTGGGCGTGGTCACGGCGATCGAGTTCTCGCTCTACCCGGTGCGCGAGGTGTACGCGGGCACGCTCTTCTTCCCGCTCGAGCGCGCCTCCGAGGTGCTCCGCGCCTGGCGTGAGTGGACGGACACGGTGCCCGACGAGGTCACCTCGCTCGGCCGGATCCTCCAGTTCCCGCCGATGCCCGAGCTGCCCGACTTCCTGCGTGGCAAGCAGTTCGTGGTGGTGGAGGCGGCCTACCTCGGCGACGAGTTCGAGGGTGCCGAGCTGATCCGCCCGCTGCGCGAGCTCGGTCCTGAGATGGACACCTTCGCGATGATCCCGGCGCATGCGCTGCAGGAGATACACATGGACCCGCCGGAGCCGGTGCCCGGGCAGGGCGACGGTGCGCTCCTCACGGACTTCACGCCGGGCGCGATCGATGCCCTCGTGGCCACCGCGGGCGCGGGTTCGGGCTCGCCGCTCCTGAGCGTGGAGGTTCGCCACTGCGGCGGCGCGATGGCGGCCGCCGGCGGTGAGGGCGCGCAGACGAACATCGACGCGAAGTTCATGGTGTTCGGCGTGGGGATCACCCCCACCGAGGAGATCGCCGAGATCGCGCGCTCGCATGCGCGGGTGATGCTCGAGACGCTCGCGCCCTGGCGCGCCGACTTCGACTACTACAACCTCCGCGAGGAGGCGGCCGGTGCCGACGAGGTGCTTCCCGCCGACTCCTATCGGCGCCTGCGCGAGATCAAGGCGCGCTACGACGCCGACGAGATGATCGTGACGGCGCACCCCGTCCGTCCGGCCAGGTAGGGACCCCTGGGTGAAACAGCCGCCCTCGCTCGCCGGTTCGGCGGGCGGGGGCGGCTTCTTTTCTTGCCTGTCGGGGTAGACACGGAGCGCCCAATCCGGGCTTCATCTACACCGGGAGGTAGGAATGCGTCATCGATGGCGGTTGGTGCTGATGGCGACCGTCGCGGCCCTGGCTGCGGCGTCGCTCTTTGCGTCCCCCTCGTTTGCGAGCTCCGGCCGGACGGCGCACGCCGCACGCGGCTCGAACCTGAAGGTCTCGATCGCGGTTGAGAGGTTCGCGAGGACCAGCAGGGGGAACACCGTCGCGCGCGGCATCGCCGTCGCGCGGCTGAACGATTACACCGGCAAGTCCACGACGATCAAGGCGCCCGTGTTGATGCGCGTCTCGCGTAGCGGGAGCTGCCGGATCCTCACGCTCACGCTCGACAAGCTCCATCTGACCCTTCTCGGGCTGAACGTGGACCTGACAAAGGTCAACCTCACGGTCACCGGGCAGGCGCATGGGGGAGTGCTCGGCTCGCTGTTCTGCAAGCTCGCGCGCGCGAAGGTGTCTTCCGCTCGTGCGTCTGCAATCCATGCGCTGAACGCGCGGCTGCGGCATCACGCGCTGCATCCGCTCGGGTTCAGCGTGCCGCTCTCGCCGAAGGTGACGACGAGTCAGGCGGTCCCGTGCCCGGTGCTGAACCTGGTGCTTGGCCCGCTGAACCTGAACCTGCTGGGTCTGGTTGTCGACCTCAACCGGGTGACGTTGACGATCACGGCCACGCCGGGAGGTGGAGCGCTGGGCGATCTGTTCTGCAGTCTGTCCCATTGAGAGGTCGCAGGTCGCAGGTCGCGGGTGGCAGGAAATGTCCTGTTGATGTCATTGCGGCCAGCGGCGCGAGGGGCCATGATCCGCTCATGGACCCCTCGCGCCGTGTCGTTCTCGTCGCCTTCGACGGCATTCAGTCGCTCGACCTGATCGGGCCGAACGAAGTGTTCTCCGTGGCGGCGCGCCTCGTGCCGGGCTCGTACTCCGTCGAGATCGTCGCGCCGCGGCGCAGCTTCGAGAGCTGGAGCGGCGTGCGCATGGAGGCGCACCAGACGCTGGCCGGCTGCCGCGGCGCGATGGACACGCTGATCGTGGCCGGCGGCGAGGGCGTGCGCGAGGCGCAGGAGGACGAGCGCCTCATCGCCTGGTTGAAGCGAGCGGCTCAGCGGTCGCGCCGCGTGGCCTCGGTGTGCAGCGGGGCGTTCCTGCTGGCGCGCGCCAGATTGCTCACTGGCCACGAGGCCACCACCCACTGGTCCGAGTGCGACGCGCTCGAGCGCCTCTACCCCGACGTGACGGTGCGCCCCGATCCGATCTTCGTCCGCTCGGACAACGTCTACACGTCCGCGGGTGTGACGGCCGGCATCGACCTCGCGCTCGCGCTCGTGGAGGAGGACCTCGGCCCGAAGGTCGCGCGCGACGTGGCGCGCTGGCTCGTCCTGTTCCTCCGCCGGCCGGGTGGGCAGTCGCAGTTCAGCGCGGCGCTGGCGGGACAGCGTGCCGAGCGCGAGCCGCTGCGCGAGTTGCAGGCGTGGATGGTCGACCACCTTGAGGCGGACCTGTCCGTGCCGGCTCTGGCCGAGCGCGCTTACATGAGCCCGCGCAACTTCGCACGCGCCTTCAAGCGCGAGGTGGGGATGACGCCCGCCGCGTACGTGGAGACCCTGCGCGTGGAGCGCGCGCGGACGCTGCTCGAGACCGCGGGCGAGGGCGTGGAGCAGGTGGCGCGCCGCTGCGGCTTCGGCACCGTGGAGACGATGCGGCGGGTGTTCCGCCGCAGGCTCGGGGTGAGCCCGGGCGACTACCGCGAACGGTTCCAGAGGAGGGCCGCCTGATGAAGATCGCGATCCCGCTGTACGACAGGTTCACCGCCCTCGACGCCGTGGGTCCGTACGAGGTGCTATCCCGCCTGCCGGGTGCCAGCGTGCATTTCGTCGCTCTCGAGCCCGGGATGAAGCGCACGGAGACCGGCATGCTCGGCCTGTCCGCGGACCTCGCGCTGCACGAGCTGCCCGACCCGGAGATCGTGGTGGTGCCGGGCGGCTACGGCACGCGTGCGCTCATCGACGACGAACGCATGGTGGGCTGGCTGCGGCGCGCTCACCAGACGTCCGAGTGGACCACGTCCGTGTGCACGGGCGCGCTGCTGCTCGCGGCGGCAGGAATTCTCGACGGTCTCGAGGCCACCACGCACTGGCTCGAGTACGACCTGCTCGAGCGCCTCGGCGCGCGCCCGGTGTCCAGGCGCGTGGTGCGCCAGGGCAAGGTGATCACCGCGGCGGGCGTGTCCGCCGGGATCGACATGGCGCTCGTGCTCGCCGCCGAGATCGCGGGACCCGACGTGGCGAAGGCGATTCAGCTCGGCATCGAGTACGACCCGCAGCCGCCGTTCGACGCCGGCTCGCCGGACAAGGCGGGAGCGCGGATCGTCGAGCTGGTGACGAACTCAGAGCGCCGCGAGCAGGCGGCTATGAACGCTGCCTCGTAGCCGCTGGCTAGCCGCTCTTCGGCCGTGGGTGCCGCCGATCCGGCGGACGCAGCGCGGCGTGGCGGTCATCGAGCTCGCGAATCCAGTCAGCCACGTGTACCGCTGCCCGGATCTCAGCGCCGCAGAATGGGCAGCGATCCGGTGGCTCGGGATGGCCTTGCTGAACGATCGCCTTGCACTTCGGACAACAGAACGCGGGCACGGGCGCCCCCTCTCAAAAGAAATCTCTCCAACGCCCACGGTCTCGGCCGCTTACCCACGGTGCGATCCCCACGAGTCCCTTCTGTCCGGCGGCACCACCCATCGAGCCGTGCCGCCGGCCCTGACGTTCACTTTACGCCTAGGCGCAAGCGACCGCTAGTAGCCCACCGGATGGCGGACCACGAAACCCGCGCCCGAACGCGGCGTGCTCTTCCAGCGGCTCCCGCCGCCACCGCCGGTGTCGAAGCGGCGGCCATCGATCGTCATCCAGGCGTGGCCCGAGTTGGCGTAGATGGTCACGTGCGCGCCGGGACCCGGAGCGCCGTAGCTCTCGAGCGCCGTGGAGTCCTCCGGTGCGCTGAGGAGCCCACCGGCGTGCAGCACGTAGCTCACCGAGCCGGAGCAGTCGTAACCGCTCGACACGAAGCTGCCATGCCCGCCGCCGTACACGTACGGCGTGTTGGCGATCTGGTTGGCCGCCGCGATCATGCGCGCGATCACGCCGCTCGACCCGGAGCTCGAGCCCGATGAGCCCGAGCCGCTGCCCGAGGACGAGCTGTGGCGCTCGTGGAGCGGGGTGGAGGGGGCGCCGATGCCCAGCGCCTGCGCGGTGGCGGGACCCACCACGCCGTCGGCCGTGAGGCCGTGCGCGGCCTGGAAGTGCTTCACGGCGGCGGCCGTCTGCGGCCCGAACACGCCGTCGGCGGGGATGCCGAGCGCCCTCTGCACGTCCGACACGGAGCTGCTGCCGGAATCGCTGCTGCCGCTGGACGACCGCGCGCGCGAATGATGGGCGTGCGCCTCACGCAGCGGAGCGGCCGGCGCCGACAGGCCGAGCGCCTGAGCGGTTGCGGGCCCGACGATGCCGTCGACGGTGAGGCCGTGCGCGGCCTGGAAGTGCTTCACGGCGGCGGCCGTCTGCGGGCCGAACACCCCATCCGCCGAGATGCCGAGCTTCGACTGCACGGCGCTCACCGTGGCGGCGGAACCCGCGCTCGAGGCGCTCGCCGTGGTCGCTGTGGCGGCGGTGGCGAGGCCAAGTGAGCCGAGCGTCTGCGGCCCGACGATGCCATCGACGATCAGCCCGTGAGCGCGCTGGTAGCTGCGCACAGCGTGCTCGGTCTCCGGACCCCAGATGCCGTCGGCGGCGATTCCGAGCGCGCGCTGCACACTCGCCAGACTCGCGCCGTGCACGTGCGACACCGCGGGCTGCGAGCTGCTGTCGGCCGTGGCCACGCCCGTGGCGGCCGGGAACACCGCGGCGGCGGCGATCGCCATCGTGCCGGCCCGGCGGACCGGCTTGCGGTTCGCGCGCGCCTGCTCGAGGGCGCGGCGGCGATGCTGCGAGCGCAGCAGGGACTTCTCCCACAGCTCGAGCGAGGTGAGGTCGCGCGGCTGGAAGCGCGGCACGAGGCCCAGCGCCTGGGCCTCGGGGATGCGAACGGTCCGCTCTACCTTGGCGAGCGAGCGTGCGCGGGCGCCCGGCCGGCGGCGCTTGCGCGAGCGCTTCAGCGAGTCCCGCCAAAGCTCGGGATTCGAGAGGTCACGGAGATCGGTGGGCATGCTCAATCCTTGTGTTCCGGCGCCTACGAGGTGAGCTGACGGGCTCGCGCTAGAACACTCGCGCTATGCCGCACCTGCGGCGATTCGCCCCTGCGGCCATCCAGACCGCTATTGGTTCCCCCGTTCCCCACGAAGCGGGTTCGTGGAGACTCGGCGCATTTGTCGGGCGCCATTCAAGCACAATTTGCAGGAACTTTTGCTAAAGGAGGGATAACGCCGGTAACCCCGACGGGATAACGCGTGTCCCCTTGGGGTCAGGCCGGATCTTCGCTGCGGGCGAAGATCGAGCTCTCGAGCACGTAGAAGACGGCGATGACCGCGTAGAGGATCACGCTGGCGATCGGGCTGGCAAACGCGATCAAGGTGGCCGTGAGGTAGAGCGGCACGCCAGGCCGGAAGGTGCGGGTGATGCCCGCAACGGTGCGCCGGTCGGCATCCTGCCGCAGCAGCCGGGCGCCGGCGATCGCATAGCGCCACAGCAGCCCGAAGGCCACGCCCATCAGCGTGCAGGTGATGCCGTAGGCGAGCGCGGCGTCCCGCGCGTCGGCGCCGCCGTCGCGGATGTGCTCCGCCACGAGCTGCGTGGGAAAGGGGATGAAGGCCACCACCATCAGGAAGAAGAGGTTGATGAAGAGGAAGCGGCGGTCCACGTGCGCGATCTGGTCGATCACCGTGTGGTGGTTCACCCAGATGATCCCGATGGTGGTGAAGCTGGTGGCGTAGCCCACGTAGCTCGGCCAGATGTGCACGAGCTGGTGGCCGAGCGGCGGCAGGCCGGCGGTACGCACGTCCAGGATCAGGAGGGTGGCGGCGATGGCGAGTACACCGTCGCTGAAGGCCGCGAGTCTCGAGGTGCCCACGCGAGAACCGT
This portion of the Thermoleophilaceae bacterium genome encodes:
- a CDS encoding TMEM175 family protein, whose translation is MGTSRLAAFSDGVLAIAATLLILDVRTAGLPPLGHQLVHIWPSYVGYATSFTTIGIIWVNHHTVIDQIAHVDRRFLFINLFFLMVVAFIPFPTQLVAEHIRDGGADARDAALAYGITCTLMGVAFGLLWRYAIAGARLLRQDADRRTVAGITRTFRPGVPLYLTATLIAFASPIASVILYAVIAVFYVLESSIFARSEDPA
- a CDS encoding MFS transporter, whose amino-acid sequence is MASVAGVLRSGPAPSKRLTLVACIVGSGTVFLDGTVVNVALPAIRSGLNAGLAAQQWVVAGYLLPLSALILVGGSFGDLFGRRRVFALGVGAFGACSLLCAVAPTAGFLVFARALQGVAGAMLVPNTLALIMDTFEEDERGAAIGSWTAWTAIATVIGPLGGGILIGVASWRWVFAINVIPVLVTLWLLRYAPAGERMKGVRVDGVGALLAALGLAGPVFALIEQPSHGWSSPIVFVPLVAGLALLALFVWWEAHTRDPMLPLALFRRRNFAVGNVTTLALYAGLSAATFLLALFLQEAAGYSALEAGLSLLPLTVITFFLSRRFGALADRIGPRPFMGFGPVVAGAGLLLMIRIDASGDYVRDVLPGVIVFGFGLAATVAPLTATVLAGAPPHHSGIASGVNNAVARVAGLLAVAVVGAVCAAQFASTLDARLPGNLHPQTRQAVALMKKRTLVTNASAAAPADRARMHAALEDAAVKAFHLGIGIAGVLAILGGVVSLVGLERRKEEPLRAERCPGGAICGAGEDVRLDQLQPQLNPPPAAAAGAG
- a CDS encoding DJ-1/PfpI family protein — translated: MKIAIPLYDRFTALDAVGPYEVLSRLPGASVHFVALEPGMKRTETGMLGLSADLALHELPDPEIVVVPGGYGTRALIDDERMVGWLRRAHQTSEWTTSVCTGALLLAAAGILDGLEATTHWLEYDLLERLGARPVSRRVVRQGKVITAAGVSAGIDMALVLAAEIAGPDVAKAIQLGIEYDPQPPFDAGSPDKAGARIVELVTNSERREQAAMNAAS
- a CDS encoding peptidoglycan-binding protein, which codes for MPTDLRDLSNPELWRDSLKRSRKRRRPGARARSLAKVERTVRIPEAQALGLVPRFQPRDLTSLELWEKSLLRSQHRRRALEQARANRKPVRRAGTMAIAAAAVFPAATGVATADSSSQPAVSHVHGASLASVQRALGIAADGIWGPETEHAVRSYQRAHGLIVDGIVGPQTLGSLGLATAATATTASASSAGSAATVSAVQSKLGISADGVFGPQTAAAVKHFQAAHGLTVDGIVGPATAQALGLSAPAAPLREAHAHHSRARSSSGSSDSGSSSVSDVQRALGIPADGVFGPQTAAAVKHFQAAHGLTADGVVGPATAQALGIGAPSTPLHERHSSSSGSGSGSSGSSSGSSGVIARMIAAANQIANTPYVYGGGHGSFVSSGYDCSGSVSYVLHAGGLLSAPEDSTALESYGAPGPGAHVTIYANSGHAWMTIDGRRFDTGGGGGSRWKSTPRSGAGFVVRHPVGY
- a CDS encoding FAD-dependent oxidoreductase, which encodes MNNSVLATAQIPTDVASLRSSIAGDVYVPGDVGYDEARRAWNLAVDQRPSVIVMPESAVDVVKAVRFARAEGLRVAPQGTGHGSTAVESLEGAMLLKTSRMRRVEIYPASRTARAEAGAEWQDVTVPAAEHGLAALAGSAADVGVVGYTLGGGMGWLARRYGLASNSVTAVEIVTPDGRLVRADAYNEPDLLWAVRGGGGQVGVVTAIEFSLYPVREVYAGTLFFPLERASEVLRAWREWTDTVPDEVTSLGRILQFPPMPELPDFLRGKQFVVVEAAYLGDEFEGAELIRPLRELGPEMDTFAMIPAHALQEIHMDPPEPVPGQGDGALLTDFTPGAIDALVATAGAGSGSPLLSVEVRHCGGAMAAAGGEGAQTNIDAKFMVFGVGITPTEEIAEIARSHARVMLETLAPWRADFDYYNLREEAAGADEVLPADSYRRLREIKARYDADEMIVTAHPVRPAR
- a CDS encoding phosphatase PAP2 family protein — translated: MPRSVRTPLIGALIAAAGVALARVLAFNVHALHHADAVTLHDFMSLDRQSIYRLITDVAHVADPAPYGLIGIVLIGLALARGRVRAAVAVAVILLGAAVTTDYVLKPLLAAPRYDAVLGLRQVPDASFPSGHATASMALALCAILVASPRVRPYAAALGAVFAIAVSYSFLALGWHYPSDVLGGYLVAGAWTALAVAALRFADARWPARSGRRAAGRLLAHVQPRAAIGSLIALLVIVAIAVAAVEPVRAFDFVRLHTVFALGAGAIALASVLVAGVLAAILRD
- a CDS encoding GlxA family transcriptional regulator, which encodes MDPSRRVVLVAFDGIQSLDLIGPNEVFSVAARLVPGSYSVEIVAPRRSFESWSGVRMEAHQTLAGCRGAMDTLIVAGGEGVREAQEDERLIAWLKRAAQRSRRVASVCSGAFLLARARLLTGHEATTHWSECDALERLYPDVTVRPDPIFVRSDNVYTSAGVTAGIDLALALVEEDLGPKVARDVARWLVLFLRRPGGQSQFSAALAGQRAEREPLRELQAWMVDHLEADLSVPALAERAYMSPRNFARAFKREVGMTPAAYVETLRVERARTLLETAGEGVEQVARRCGFGTVETMRRVFRRRLGVSPGDYRERFQRRAA
- a CDS encoding ring-cleaving dioxygenase, which translates into the protein MKLEGIHHVTAITGDAPGNVDFYARVLGLRMVKKTVNQDDPTVYHLFYADEKGSPGSDITFFEYPGAPRGRAGAGMVHRVVFRVGSNEALTFWEERLTSNGVDASLSGDSLVFEDPEGLGLELRVVDTSDEPLIAEHPEIPAEMAIQGFDGVRAYSADPERSRKLLEETLGFSPTGDASWEIRGNRRGSFYVYDHSTERGLQGAGTVHHVAWADEMDEHEAWQQRVAESEAHPTPIIDRFWFLSVYFREPSGVLFEIATLGPGFATDEDPEHLGEKLVLPPRFEHLRDQIERTVTPIRNPREDWAKTDGGS